A stretch of DNA from Variovorax paradoxus:
CGGAACGAGGCGCACCGTGCCGGCCTTGACATCGTGGCTGAAGCACAGCGCAAACCATCCGTTCGGGTAGGGCAGCGGGCGCCGCATCTCGACGGCGGAGCGAGGCGCGTTCTCCGACACATTGGCACGCATCTGATCCATGACATGTCCTTGGGTGAGCGGTGGGGTCGAACAGGACGACGCCTGTTCAGGTCCGCCGCGCAATGAAGCTGAACGACGACGCCTTGTCCTTGCGCAGCGCGTCCGAGAAGCTCACGGCGATGTCGCGCAGCTCGGTGAACGTGGCGGTCTTGCTGGTCGGGTGGTGGGCGTCCAGGTTGTCCTTGACCAGCCCGTACCAGCGGATCACCTCCGCGTTGGACGGCAGCACGCGCTGGTCGATGACCGCGAAGCCGTGGCGCTCGAGCACCCGCTTCACGCCGTCGGGCGTCTTGCGGTAGCCCGACGCGGCGCGGTCGACCTTGTCCGGAATGTGCGACTTGTAGGTCGACAGGTCCACCTTGTAGAGGCTTTCAGAAATGATGACGGTGCCGCCGGTGCGCATGCGCGCCGACAGCGAAGCCATGGCCTGCTCCAGCACCTCGGGCGTGAAGTGGATGAGGCTGCCGCGCAGGATGGCCAGGTCGTACGGCACCTGCGGATCTGGCAGATCACCGATGTCCTTGGCGTTGCACTGGTACAGCCGCACGCGGTCTGCCAGACCCTCGTGCGCGATGAGTTCGCGCGCGCACTCCAACTGCGGCCGGCTCACGTTCACGCCGTCGATGCGCGCGCACTGCGGGTAGCGCTGCGCAATGAACTTCAGCACAGGACCCCAGCCGCAACCGATGTCGATCGCGCGGTGCACGGTGGCCGGCGAGAGGTCGGCGCCGGCCTGCTCGGCCAGCTCGAACTGGTGCTCCATGTGGCGCCGCCCGGAGGCGTCGAGCGGGAGGTCGTGCGGGTCCATCTTGTCGTCGAACACGCCGTACTGGTACCAGAGCTCGTTGCCGATCGCCTTGCGCCACTGGTCGGGCGTGTCGGCGTAGACCTGTTCGATCTTGTCCTGGTAGTGGTCGAGGCTGGGGCTGTGGATGACGTCGATGCCGACGGCTTGCGCGGATGCTTGCATGGTGGGGGCTCTCCTTGTGGGCGAAGTTCAGAGGCGTCGTGCAATGACGCTGTAGGTCGAGAACTTGTTCTTGATGAGCGCGACCGAGAGGCTGACGGCCATCACGCGCAGTTCTTCCAGCGGCGCAGGAATGGCGTCGGGCGCGAAGTTCTTCTCGATGTTTTCTTTCACGTCGGTGAACCAGCGCGCCACGTCGATGTTGCGGGGCAGCACGCGCATGTCTTCGACGATGAAGCCGCTGTCTTCGAGCACGCGGCGGAAGTAGGCCGGCGTCTTGCGGTGCTTGCAGGCGAGGCGGTCGACCTCGTCCTCGATGTCCGAGCGGTAGTTTTCCAGCGGGATGTTGTAGAGGTTGTCGGAGATGACGACCTTGGCGCCGGGCCGCATGCGCGCGGCGACCTGCTTCATCGAGCGTTCGTACAGGTCGTTGGGGAAGTGCGAGATGACGCCGCGAATGGTCACGAGGTCGTAGAGCGCGTCGGGGTTCGGCAGCAGGCCGACGTCCTGCGCGTCGCACAGGTACAGGTTCACGCGGTCGCTCAGGTGCTGCTGGGCGTGGTAGCGGGCGCAGTGCGCGAGCTGCGTCTCGCTGATGTTGATGCCGTCGAGTTGCCGGCACTGCGGAAAGTGTTCCGCGAGGTAGCGCAGGCCAAAGCCCCAGCCGCAGCCCACGTCGAGGATGCGCCGGATGGGGAAAGGCGTGGGCTGGTCCAGGCCCGCGATCTCCATCTGCTGGTCGAAGTAGCGCAGGCCCGACTCGTTGAGCGAAATCGGCGGCACCGAACGCGGATCGTCGTAGACGCCGAACTGGAACATCAGGTCCTCGCCGATGGCCTTGCGCCAGTCCTCGGGGTCGTCCTGGTAGGTGTACTCGACCTTGGCGTGGTACGGGTTGGCCTCGGCGCCCCGGATCACTTGAAGCGAAGGCGGGGCGGGCGCATCGATGCGGCGTGCGGTGGCTGTGCTCATCGGGTTCTCCTGTGCGGTAGCGGTGGGTTTCAGGAAACAAGGCTCATGCGAGCCGTGCGGAACGCGGGGGCGTGGGCATCGAAGAAGGCCTGGATCGACTGCACCAGCCCGTCGGCGTCGAGGCCGTGGGCGGCGAGCAATCTGGCGCAGTCGCCGTGCTCGACGAACTGGTCGGGCAGACCGAGTTGCAGCGACGGAATGAGCACGCCTTGCGCCGCGAGCGATTCGAGGCAGGCGGCGCCGGCGCCGCCCATCACGCAGCCTTCTTCGACGGTGACGAGCACGTCGTGGGTCTCGGCGAGCGACAGCACAAGCGCGGCGTCGAGCGGCTTGATGAAGCGCATGTTGGCGACCGTGGCGTCGAGCCGCTCGGCGGCGGCCAGGCTGGGCGCGACCATGGTGCCGAAGGCGAGGATGGCGATGCGTGCGCCCATGGGC
This window harbors:
- a CDS encoding SAM-dependent methyltransferase; the encoded protein is MQASAQAVGIDVIHSPSLDHYQDKIEQVYADTPDQWRKAIGNELWYQYGVFDDKMDPHDLPLDASGRRHMEHQFELAEQAGADLSPATVHRAIDIGCGWGPVLKFIAQRYPQCARIDGVNVSRPQLECARELIAHEGLADRVRLYQCNAKDIGDLPDPQVPYDLAILRGSLIHFTPEVLEQAMASLSARMRTGGTVIISESLYKVDLSTYKSHIPDKVDRAASGYRKTPDGVKRVLERHGFAVIDQRVLPSNAEVIRWYGLVKDNLDAHHPTSKTATFTELRDIAVSFSDALRKDKASSFSFIARRT
- a CDS encoding SAM-dependent methyltransferase, translated to MSTATARRIDAPAPPSLQVIRGAEANPYHAKVEYTYQDDPEDWRKAIGEDLMFQFGVYDDPRSVPPISLNESGLRYFDQQMEIAGLDQPTPFPIRRILDVGCGWGFGLRYLAEHFPQCRQLDGINISETQLAHCARYHAQQHLSDRVNLYLCDAQDVGLLPNPDALYDLVTIRGVISHFPNDLYERSMKQVAARMRPGAKVVISDNLYNIPLENYRSDIEDEVDRLACKHRKTPAYFRRVLEDSGFIVEDMRVLPRNIDVARWFTDVKENIEKNFAPDAIPAPLEELRVMAVSLSVALIKNKFSTYSVIARRL